Proteins from one Leptidea sinapis chromosome 44, ilLepSina1.1, whole genome shotgun sequence genomic window:
- the LOC126977293 gene encoding uncharacterized protein LOC126977293, which produces MLEAESSMIVSYEIKSPQASITTPGLELDICSDKISNVMRYVSELKEKPDKQLYKRLVSRLCHIVNRLKLAAPTEEEDRDRRNILLDKAVITLKDLEGKDDILDGEEITPEMKEALHNSIGEDSKKILNLLKEENMMTKPMASTSKELHGVLVEEDQILKDSLEHKKVCFAQEDFESPTFHGKKRNSKLFNSTSFEETRPVRKLVPISQWGVHFYGDNKFSVNAFIERVEELQEARNATEDDLWRHAIDFFKDDALIWFRANREFISTWNELVILLKRTFQSPYYQEELLTEAKARTQGTENVSLLIRTRFSL; this is translated from the exons atgttagaagCTGAAAGCTCAATGATAGTCTCTTATGAAATAAAGTCACCGCAAGCATCTATTACCACCCCGGGGCTAGAACTAGACATTTGTTCAGACAAAATAAGCAATGTTATGCGTTATGTCTCAGAGTTAAAAGAAAAGCCAGATAAACAGTTGTACAAACGTCTAGTTTCTCGTTTGTGTCACATTGTCAACAGATTGAAATTGGCCGCGCCTACGGAAGAGGAAGACAGAGATAGGCGTAACATACTATTAGATAAGGccgttataactttaaaagatttagagGGCAAAGACGACATACTGGATGGGGAGGAAATAACTCCGGAAATGAAAGAGGCTTTACATAACTCCATAGGTGAGGAtagtaaaaaaattttaaatcttttaaaggaaGAAAATATGATGACGAAACCTATGGCATCTACGTCTAAGGAATTGCACGGAGTGTTAGTAGAAGAAGatcaaattttaaaagattCTTTAGAACACAAAAAGGTATGTTTTGCGCAAGAGGACTTTGAAAGTCCAACTTTTCATGGCAAAAAGCgaaactctaaattatttaattccacTTCATTCGAGGAGACTCGACCAGTACGCAAGCTTGTACCTATAAGTCAATGGGGTGTCCATTTTTATGGTGACAATAAATTTAGCGTGAATGCTTTTATTGAACGGGTTGAGGAACTTCAGGAGGCTAGGAACGCAACTGAGGATGATTTATGGCGTCAtgcaattgatttttttaaggatGATGCGTTAATTTGGTTTCGTGCAAATAGAGAGTTTATAAGTACTTGGAATGAGCTGGTAATCTTGCTTAAACGGACATTTCAATCTCCTTACTACCAAGAGGAACTATTGACCGAAGCAAAAGCTAGAACACAAG GAACCGAAAACGTCAGTTTACTCATTAGAACCCGATTTAGCTTATAA
- the LOC126977234 gene encoding protein TRC8 homolog, with protein MMSLRSKALALVEVLLRVPPLFVVDEFLKISLGLPVATGEEVSLLSNITDDHVDITDIDANYYDANFYNAFVFTFLKFLVCCLGCMSALSIFVLYTKHLIIIYLYLMSLGIVFVSYWTNVSAIKQVQTLALASQPSTSILEDFLNLNMRNLLDLEGPGVLVIQNFAIQFTLAIIFRNVHLGPRQPTIQKLLPIGFMAPSLLAMLPVPPNLLHHSPVFAALLPLFLVKYVLWSSAYDVIQVIYAGYQHGRLFVSNYGLSALVETEWMRLNIPCVLRVFWVMRVAEHAILLLMDNYDEEAEEGLRVSTLLAVQSLASMTKSLLVTGCETITAVLGMTSVISFFCHYIGSFFQWILLTDEEEDKSIGTVSAILFYILALQTGLTSLNPEKRFVRLCRNFCLLFTALLHFLHNIVNPMLMSLSASHNPTTHKHVRALGVCAFLIIFPISLLVYLWSQHTISTWLLAVSAFSIEVIVKVVVSLMIYSLFLIDAYRSTFWEQLDDYVYYIRAFGNTIEFCFGIFLFFNGAWILLFESGGAIRAVMMCIHAYFNIWCEARAGWSVFMKRRTAVNKINSLREASADQLDSLDDVCAICYQEMHSAKITRCKHFFHGVCLRKWLYVQDRCPLCHKILYKIDSDTNKDNDSETGNEENSNNQNILLEDEEDAELLLGEGVR; from the exons ATGATGTCGTTGAGGTCGAAGGCACTGGCGCTTGTGGAGGTATTATTGAGAGTACCACCATTATTTGTGGTGGATGAGTTTCTGAAGATCAGCCTGGGGCTACCAGTTGCCACAGGCGAAGAGGTCTCCTTGCTGTCGAACATCACGGATGATCACGTCGATATTACGGACATAGACGCGAATTACTACGATGCTAACTTCTACAACGCCTTCGTCTTCACCTTCCTCAAATTCCTCGTCTGCTGCTTAG gaTGTATGTCAGCATTGAGTATATTCGTGCTGTACACGAAGCACCTGATCATCATCTACCTCTACTTAATGTCACTGGGAATAGTCTTCGTATCCTACTGGACCAACGTTTCGGCAATCAAGCAAGTTCAAACTCTCGCCCTCGCCTCGCAGCCTTCCACGAGCATACTCGAAGACTTCCTCAACTTGAACATGAGAAACCTACTCGACCTCGAGGGCCCAGGGGTTCTCGTGATACAAAACTTTGCAATACAATTCACGCTTGCGATCATCTTCAGAAATGTCCACCTGGGCCCGCGGCAGCCGACGATACAGAAGCTGCTACCCATCGGGTTCATGGCACCTTCGCTTTTGGCAATGCTTCCAGTTCCTCCAAACTTACTCCATCATTCGCCGGTTTTCGCCGCACTGCTCCCCTTATTTCTAGTCAAATACGTGCTGTGGTCATCAGCTTATGACGTCATCCAAGTAATCTACGCCGGCTACCAGCATGGCAGACTGTTCGTCAGTAACTACGGCCTGTCTGCGTTAGTTGAAACGGAATGGATGCGGTTGAACATACCCTGTGTATTACGAGTCTTCTGGGTGATGCGCGTCGCTGAACACGCCATTCTACTACTCATGGACAATTACGACGAAGAGGCTGAGGAAGGTTTACGGGTCTCCACTTTACTAGCAGTGCAGTCCCTTGCCTCGATGACAAAATCATTGCTAGTAACTGGATGCGAGACCATCACTGCCGTGCTCGGCATGACATCTGTGATCTCGTTCTTCTGTCATTACATCGGGAGTTTCTTCCAGTGGATTTTGTTGACAgacgaagaagaagataaaAGTATTGGAACAGTATCGGCGATACTGTTCTACATTCTCGCCCTGCAGACGGGGTTGACTTCTCTAAATCCGGAGAAGAGATTTGTGAGGCTTTGCAGAAACTTCTGCTTACTATTCACGGCTCTGTTGCACTTCCTTCACAATATTGTGAACCCAATGTTGATGTCACTGAGTGCTTCTCACAATCCCACCACCCACAAACACGTGAGAGCGCTAGGTGTTTGTGCGTTCCTGATCATATTCCCGATCTCATTACTAGTTTATCTATGGTCACAGCACACAATATCCACGTGGCTCCTAGCTGTGAGCGCATTCAGTATAGAAGTGATCGTGAAGGTAGTAGTCAGCCTCATGATCTACTCACTATTTCTCATCGACGCCTATAGAAGCACGTTCTGGGAACAACTGGACGACTATGTCTATTACATTCGGGCTTTTGGCAACACGATAGAGTTTTGCTTCGGCATATTCCTGTTCTTCAATGGCGCATGGATTTTGCTGTTTGAGTCCGGCGGCGCGATTCGTGCAGTGATGATGTGCATTCACGCGTATTTTAATATCTGGTGTGAGGCTCGGGCCGGTTGGTCGGTGTTTATGAAACGGCGAACCGCTGTCAATAAAATCAATTCGTTGCGAGAGGCTTCCGCTGATCAATTAGACAGCTTGGATGATGTGTGCGCCATTTGCTACCAAGAAATGCATTCGGCTAAGATCACACGATGCAAGCACTTCTTCCACGGAGTATGTCTGAGGAAGTGGCTCTACGTTCAAGATAGATGTCCGCTGTGTCACAAGATATTGTACAAAATAGACAGCGATACGAATAAAGATAACGATTCAGAGACCGGCAACGAGGAGAATAGCAACAATCAGAATATACTTCTGGAAGACGAAGAGGACGCTGAACTTCTATTGGGCGAAGGCGTGAGGTGA